A region of the Alligator mississippiensis isolate rAllMis1 chromosome 5, rAllMis1, whole genome shotgun sequence genome:
TGGCGACTGTCTgctgggccccaggcagctgggcagctccaaTCTGGGAGGCTGCTGGTTGGGCCACACTCACCCCACTGGGGGCCACACTGCTAGGCTGTGGGTGGACAAGACAGCACAGTCATGTCTGGCCTAGacaggccctgccagtgccctcccaCTGGAGGGGAagaccccagcctgagccccttccctggggctggagcagagctggcactCCCTAGTGGAGAAAAGCCCCTGAGCTCCCTGAGGGGACTGTACCTACCATAGTTGGGGCGCTGGGCTGAGgagggggctgcccaggtggctggggcagcaggccGGAGCTGGAGGTGACAGTGGAGACGAGGCTGGGCTGGGAAGATGGTGGCATCTTGGGGGCCATGGGGGGCacggagccagcagggaggggttgggCAGGTCCTTGGGTGAAGGCCGTTGGCATGGGGACTGTGGGGCAAAAGCGGAGGGATGAATGGGGAAGGCAGATAGGaccccacaccccacatcccccccccacaTCCAAGACACCCCACTTTGTCAGGACCTCCAACTCTTTCTAGGACCCCTTCCCAGAATCCTCCagggctcccccagcccaccccaagACCCTTTATCCTCCCTGATCCCCAGCCTGGCATGCCCAGCCCCTACATGCCAGGGCTTTGCCCCTTTCCCACTGCCAACTTCATCCCACCTGGGGACCCTTCCCAGTTCCACCCCTGCATCAGTTCCCAGACCTCCCACAGTGCACAATGCTTTGAGTGTGCACATGGAAACTGAAACCCAACTTCATTTCTTAAATCTACTGAAGGCAACTAATCCTTAGTTTTGCTTTATGTTCAAAACAGTGAGTCACTCTCAGCCAGTGTGGCAGTGCTCTTACCCAAGCCTGGGGTTTGGATCACTTTATTGAAGACTGTGTGTAGATGGACACCACACCCATGTCCAGATCTTCACCCCCTCCCTACACACATTGGGCTCCCCATGACCATTCAggcaccccaccccactctctcCTTTCTACCCCAGGAAAACCTCCTTGCTGTCAGTTCCCAGGATCCTCCCTACCCCAGAACACCTCTCCCTTCCCACTCTAGGGGGGTACTCACAGCGTGTGATACCAGCTTTCTGGTTTTTGGCAGCCTCTACTGCAGACTGTGCAGCAGCCTGGGCGGCATTGAGGGAGTTGGTTGGGGTTACCTATGGGGCAGAGTAGGGTAAGATGGGAGagggggccaggagctgggatgtccctcctcccccagccctggtgggTGCTGACATACCTGGTAGGACTGCGAAGCAGacggcagaggctgtgggggagcgggtggcagctgggggggcgctgtggggagctgtggctggggaACAACCTGCTTGGGCTGGATGGTGTTGGAGGCTGCGCTCCCACCTACTagaaggagaagggagaggtCAGCAGGTAGAAGGGGTCAGTCCACAGCTCCCTCCAAACCCAGACCACCTTGGAGCCTCCTGGGGGCacagggaaagctgggcagatCTGTGACCCTGTCTCCACACTAGGGCTGACTCCACTATGACCCCTGGCCTCCAAAGTAGTGGAGTCTGTGACCCCAGCATGACCTCTGAACCCTGCAGGGAGAAGTTACACTGAATCTGGCCTCCACACCAGGATGATCTCAGAACCCAACAGAATCTATGATGTCAatggtagaatcatagaaagttagggttggaagggacctcagtaggtcatctagtccaaccccctgctcaaagcaggactgtccccaactagatcatcccagccaaaactttgtttagctaggttttgaaaacctccaaggatggagctttcaccacctctctgggtaacctgttccagtgttttactaccctcctagtgagaacattcttttgaatatctgacctaaacttctcttgctgcaacttcagaccattgctccttgttctgtcatctgccaccaccgagaacagtctaactccatcctcttttgaacctctcagtctccttttctctaaaccagtggttttcaaactttttttttttcatggaccacttgaaaattgttAAGGGTCTTGGCGGAccacaaacttttttttgttctacaaatcaaagcacaagactactgatattaataTATGAGTTGTACCTTACAAATACAGATATTCTTGATTGTTCCGCAAACTTTCAGCCGACCACATGAATGGAGCTCGTGGACCAGCGGTGGTCTGCAgaccagtttgagaacctctgctctagactaaataagcccagttccttcagtctttcttcataagtgatgtcccccagccccctcaccatttttgttgccctccgctggactccctccaatttgtccacatcctttctgtagcggggggcccaaaactgaacacagtactccagatgtggcctcactagtgctgaatagagggaaacaatcacttccattgacctactggcaacacacctaccaatgcagcccagtatgccattagccttcttggcaacaaaggcacattgctggttcatattcagcttattgtccactgtaacccccacatccttttctgcagagctgcccagtcagtcagccccagcctgcactggtgcatgggactgttcaaacctaagtgcaggactttgctcttgtccttgttgaactttatAAGATTCCTTTAGGTCcaaatcctctaatttgtctacgtcactgaatcctagccttaccctctagtgcaggggtttcaaccttttttagtctaagtaacCCTGGCAGCGGATGCCGAGTGGCGGGGAGCACATGGCCAAATGCTGAGGGTGGGGGGTAGCATGCGGCCAGAcaaggagcagggaggcagggatagCACACAGGCaggtgggatggagtgccgctgcctcccaggagcagggctggggcggggcgggcaAGCTCACTGATGCCCCTCTGTGGGGCggggaagctcaccaggctggtgtgtggtggtagcagccaacgtgtgcaagcttccccacccccagagggGTGCCACTGTTCTCGCCCTGCTCTGGCCCTAGGAGGCAGCCTGCACATACCCCTTAGGACTGGCCCAACTATTTCCTGGGGTACACATAcactagaacaggggttgtcaaccaggggtatctactactctccccagcttggtgtcatctggaaaaCTTGCTGAgcgtgcactctatgccatcgtccaggtcactgatgaagacattgaacaaaactagtcCCAGAACTtacccctggggcaccccacttcatATCCTATGACCCTAGTGTGACCCCTGATCCAGGTAGGGAGAGCCCATATGGTGTTGTATGGGCAACCTCATGACCCAGTGTGACCTTTAGCTCCTGACCCCAAGACCTTAGTGTGACCTCTGGCCCCATATGGTCCTGTATGGGTGGCCTCAAGACCTCTGCCCACCCAAGGCAAACTGGGGACAGCCCCAGTGCCCTCCTCAACCCTATACCTGGCAGTGCCATGCCACGGATGAGGATCATGTGCCTGGGGTCCTGGCTGTAGTCCTTGGGCTGGGCCTCCATCATGCCAGCAGGCACGGCCTTCTCAAAAAGCATGCGCAGTGCTGGAAGCTTTCGGGGGGAAACGATGGAGAAGTGGATTCCACGCTGTGAAGAGGAGGAGGGCGTGAGCAAGGGCCTGGAGCCAgaaaacagaacccaggagtctgggctccCAGTTTCCTGCTCTGCTTGAACACTCCAGAACCTcttcccttcccagagctgggaggaacccaggtgtcctggctcccagtcccccACTGCTCTTGCCTGCCAGACCCTGCtcatagaatcagaaaagcagggctggaagggacctccacacgTCATCTAATCCAGTGTTtgtcaacccatgggttgcaacccaaaagtgggttgcaagaatatttctaAGGATCACGAGCTTGTGCCAGAAAAATGCACAGAAGTTCAGGTTTCCCCTTGGAGgatggcagtgttccagcctgcaaggggaaattcATGCTTtcgcagcattccagcctgcaagtgcctgctggggatgtggccagcatgcagccaggcagggttgtgggagcagccccagaagcCAAATGAAggtaaatggggggggggggggggggggaggaggttggaGGGTCAGGGCTTGGGGATTGTTGGGGGGGCCGTGTGTGCATACGTACGTGTgcacgtgcatgcgtgtgtgtgtgtgtgtgtggaggggacgGGTGtgcaggtgcctgccagcactgggggaaggtggctgggtcctgaggcagggcaggggaagcggggggctgtgggtcatgtactggcagggccaggggtctgtgggtcgGGACAAACCactgatcttggcaaatgggtcccagtaggaaaaacattgagaactgctgatctaatccaactccctgcctcaggcaggatcatccctacccaaatcATTCTGtaaaaatccataatctaaactcttagtgaagctactgtcaaccctgacatgaCAAGACATCACCAAACCTTCCACAGGTAAAGTggggggaaccatggcagccaacttcccactgctgcaaggttgttaatatatgctcaagagatcccaggtagaggccatgcCTGAGGTTATAGTGGAAGGGAAATCTCCCAAACCCCAATGCTGCCCATAGTCCACACCAATCTGACTgggggataaaattccttcctggccccaaatatgtTGACTGGTATGACAGAGTTGGGAAACAACCCAGTTATCCTGgttcccagctcccctgctctcacccaccTGATCCCACTCTCCTCCCACAGGTGGGAGAGAAACCAGGCATTGAGGCTCACCTCTCCAATCTTCTGCACCAGGTTCTCGGTGGTGTAGCCAGAGTAGGTGGTGCTCTCCACAGCCGGCAGCAGGTAGGGGGGCGAGTTGCAGATCAGGATGCAAACCTTGTGGGTCTGGCCTCTGCATCAAGGGGGAGAGATAGAAGGACAGAATCCACTGGGCAGGGTTGACCAACTGATGGAGACTATGCATCATAGCATGCCATGCTCCAGTCCCAGGGATGAGGCATGCTGGGAAACTGTCTTCCTGTCGGCAATGGGAACTGCACATCTGAGACCCTGGGGTCCAATGCCTACCCCCCTTTGGCCACTCTGAAGCCATGGCCACCTATATGGGACCTCTGCTGCCCCCCATACCCAGCCCCGACACTCACATCTGCTCCCTCATCTTCTTGAAGTCATCGAAGAGCTGCAGGGCGGTGCTGAGGCCCTCAGCAATGAGGCTGCAGCTCTCCCCGCCCCCGCCCACGaacctgggaggggaaggagacaggGGGCTCAGTGATGGGGCTTGACTCACTGGAGGGAACCTGTATCTTCCCAAGGCTGGGATAGAACCCATGTGTCCTGGCTCAGACCCCCTGATCTAATCCACCAGACAGACCCCTTCACCCAGAACCTAGCTAGAACCCAAACATCCTAGCTCCCAGCCCCTTAATCTTACCCACCATATTCCACTCCCCTCACCCAGGCATCCTTGCTCCCAGACCCTTTCCTTTCTCAGAGCtgggacagaacccaggagtccagggtTTCCCAGCTTTCATGTCCCTGCCTCCCATTCTTCAAGAACTGGGAGGCTCCAACTCACCCCCTATCTTGGGGTCTACACCCTACAGTCCACTCCATCTGCTCTGCAAACCCAGAATTACCTGCTTTACCACAGCACCCCCACAACTCACTGGATGCTATCAAGCCAGGTGACGAACTCATAGGCGCTGCTGGTTGGGGCATGGCACTGCACGTATGACTCTGGGGCACAGTCCACAGTGTTGAAGACTACCAGGCTGTACTGGGTACCCCCATACTGGCAGACAGAAGGGGTAAGGCATATCAGGAGCCCGGTCACATCAGGAGCCCCCGGCACTCCCCTCAGCCCCTACACTCCCCAAGGGATCCCACTGTCATAGGTGAACCTAGGAATTTCAAAGGGGAGGTGCAGGGAATGTAACTGATAGTgttggggggaggaaaggagtgggATAAAACTTCCCCCCACACTTGCCAGGCAGTATATTGTGATGCAGCAGATGCCAGGAACATTTTTGAGCCCTTGAAGCAGGTTAAATTCTAACCCCACCCTAACTGTTGgcactccccttccttccttaACCAGGTGGCAAAccatgctgggaggggggaatgggaggggacaggggggaagagacccaccactgccactgtccctggctgacccatgttcttcctgctgctgccaagcctgGCCCTCTGCACAGGTGCTCTTGGGGTAGGAGagggcctggggcttgccctgcccctagaCAGCCAGGGACACCAGTAACAGGAGATGGGCCCCGCCTTCCTCACCTCCTCCCTGCTTGGGCCCCACCCTGGTTGTCCCACATTAGCCCAAGGTTCCAACTACACCTCAGGCTCTGTAGAGGACCCAGGCATTCAGGGACAAGAGGAATCAGTTGCCAGCATGTGAGGTATGACTGGGCTACTGCACCACATCCTGGCCCACCAACCCACTGGAGACCAGTGTCCCACGAAGGGGCATCTCCATGGCCCCTCAAGCCCCTTCCACCTCTATGGAAAGATGGGGGTGGGGTAGAGTTTGAGGAGCACCCCACAGTTCATCCTGTCCCACCCGTATCCTTACCCTCAGGGGAGCAGGGTATAACGTGCCCCCCACAGTACTATCCAAGGAACCCCCAAAGTGAGTAGGGGCACCCTGCATGCTCACAACCTGCTGTGAACAGGAGAACATGAAGATTTCAAAGGGCACCTGCACCAGGAATGACACACATGTGGTATgaaccacccctgcccccctagtGGTACACTCCACCCCATCCCCCTGGGAACTGCCCATAAGTGGTACGTCCCTGCCTAAGGCATGACCAGCAAATTGAACATCCTACCCTGACCTCCCTTGTGAAAGACCAGCTTGTGGTACATCCCTGACCAGCTTTCCAACCCCACTGCCTGGAGATGCCAGGTACCCCCCAAATGCCCTCCCttggcagggggtgctgggacaCCAGGAGGGCCACTCCTGCACCCACAAGTGATACCATGCACACACCCAGGACATGGAGGGATCCAGGGTGCTCATCCCACCCTTCATGACAGTTTGCCAGAGGCGGGCCGGGAGGTGGGGCAGGACACACGCATGGGATTGCCCGACAGTTGCCCCCAGAATGACACTGTTGGGCCATAAAATTCCCCCTTCTCCAGGCAATGTTGTGCTGCCTACTCACATCTCCCCCAAAGTCTGTCTCAGCTGGTGGACCACCATTAAAATACCTGTGACAAGAGGAAAAAGCTATCAGAGCTGAAATAGGGaagggggcagcggggctggaggagagatggagcagggcaggaatatGTGGGGCAACTGAACCGGGCTGttcctgtggggggaggggggttgttagGGCACAGGTGGGAGGGtgccaggaagggggtgggactgctgggggctggggtggctcaggAGAGGTAAGAAAAGGCAGCTATGATCCAATTGACAGACACAGAACAGGTGGAACAGTGAAGGGGACAGAgctgctctctccccctcccaccgtATCTGGAGGCTTCCCATTCAAGTAGCGAGCAGGCCTCATTCTGCTTGGatggagctgtgctggggagaCAGACCAGCTGCTTCCACTGATGGAGGTGCCCAGCTGGTATCAACAGTGCCTGGCTGTCATGGATGAGAAcagggacagcagggtggggcacTTGGGGCCAGACATTTAGGGGGGCGTGCTGGGTATCAAGGATAAATTGGAGGGAGGGTCCCATAGCTGGGCATCGTGGAGGGGAGGAACTGTAGCTGGGAGCTGTAGTAGAGAAGAGGGGTCACACCTAAgcactggagggggcagggggctgtagctGAGTGTTGGGAACCATTGGGGATAACACATCCAGGTGACAGGGAGGTGAAGGCCTGGGCACTGGGAGTAGGCTAGGGGGTCCCATACCTtggcatcggggggggggggaacgactGGAGCTGGGAAAGTGATGAGGGGACACAGCTAGGCActaagaggagagagaggaggctgTAGCCAGGTGCTGGGGACCAGGGGTACATATCTAGGCATCAGGGTCAGGGAGGTGAGACCTGGATATCAAGTGAAGGCTGGGGGGATCCATAAGTAGGCatcagggtgggggagcagagatgGAAGACTGGCGGGGAGAAGTAGCCACATGCCAGGACAGAGATGAAGGGGCATAGAGAAGTTGTTAGATGTGTTAATCcgattggggctggagccaggtgggggggcgggggccgaCACATCACTGGGCATTAAATAAGGCAGGACAGGCATGGTATCCGGGCATCTGGGCAAGCTATGGGGCAAAGAGGGGGGAGGTCTTACAGCTGGGAGTTTTTGGGGTGGTGCCCATAGATGGGTGTCAGGGATGGGGGGCATAACCAGGCATTGAAGGGTTAAGATGGGATACTGTTTACCCAATTGGGAGCAATGGTGAGTCTGagcactgggggggcaggggcatggtcaTTCTGGCAGGCTGGGTGGGCACAGCCAAGCATTAAAGGGGTAAAGCCTGGATCCTTGGGCTCACCCTGCCAGTgtagactggggggggggcacccctgGAAGTCCCACAGCTGGTGGGGGTGGAcactggggcagctgggggtccaTAGCCAGGTGTTAAAGGATTAAAGCCCAAATGCCCAGGGTCACTACGGGAGgcacggggcaggctgcaggagtCACAGACTGGCATTAAAGCCTAGACGCCTTGGTTCACTGGGGGGGTGGGAATTAGGGCAGGCTAGGGCCTCCcagctgggtggtggaggagcagacAGAGCCagacactgcagggctggagcctggATGCCTAGGTTCAGGGCGGGGGGGCATCAGGACAAGTGCCAGCTTGGCATTAGAGCCCGGAGCCGGAGTTcaaggcggggggggagggagacgGACACACGACACTCACTCGATGGCGGGCAGCAGGTAGTGCTTGCGCAGCGACTCGAAGTAGGGCCCCAGGTTGGCCGTGCCTTCGATGACGAATACCACGTCGGCCACCATCCCGCCAGGCCCGCCCAAGGCCGCCGCCTCCGGGCCCGGCACCACCATCGCCCCGCGGGCGGGCGGTGGGTCACTACGGCGCACCCCTGTCCCGCGGACTTACCATGGACACGCAGGCCCCGCCTACCCCCGTAGAGACCCGCTTCCGGCGCCCACCGGAAGTACTCCTCTTCGCTTCCGCGTGCGGGTGTAGGGGGTCTAGGCCCCGCCCCCGGTCTCCATAGTAATTGCGCGGCTTCCCCAGTGTGCCCCGCGCGGGCAAAATGGCTGCAGAAGGCTGAAAGGGTGGTGATGGCGGAGCCTGGCGGCAGCCCCGTCTCTCTGCTCTGCCTGGCAGCCACCAGCGGCGTCCCGCTCTTCTACCGCGGCGCCCCCACACGGCACCAGGTCGGGCCGGCCCCGAGAGAACGCAGGCGTCCACCCCCCGATCAGTCATGCCTGCCTCGGGCTGCATCGGGTCCCGCGCGGTTcagcactccctccccccccctcggCTGGGACCCGcgagtcctggccccagccccgtccGCGGCTTGGGCAGAAGCCAGGCGCCCTGGCTTCAGCGCGCCCCGCCCCtcctggagagaacccaggtgacccggctcccagcccccactcccctcccagggctgggagagaacccaggtgccctAGTCCCATCcggccacccccccccctccacagctgAGGGGggcggacgcctgggttccccctTGGCTCTGGGCAGAGAGCTTAGTCCTGGATcccttcaccaccaccacccccggGACCCCACTGACttcccgcccccgcccccagctccccTTCTCCGTGATCGGCTCCCTGAACGGCGTCCACATGTTTGGCTCTAACCTGGACGTGGCGCTGACAGCCGCCCGCACGGAGGGCACCCGCGTGCTGTGGAGGGCCTTTCATAACaggtggggcctggcctgggggagagggaggggaccaCAGGTCGAGCTGGAGGGGGGAGCGAGTctggcaggaagggggcaggtgtTTAGcctgagggaggggagcagggctccaGGTAGGGCAGGGGGTCCATTTGGGGCTGGCCCTGAAGGGCTATGGTGCTGGACAGGGCCATTACCCCCCCCCTTGGCTTTTCCAGCATCACCCTCATTGTGATGTCATCAGAGGAAGGTGCTAGTGACTTCACCCTCAGCCGACTCCTGGACAATGTGTTCAGTGCCATGGTAAGCCTCCCCGCCCCCATTCTATGCCCctatccctttccttcccccagcaAAGTCCATGGAgcaaccctccttcccccatacCCCACCTTCCTGCTCTAACATCCAGCCCCCATCCCTATCCTTCCAGAGGGGGGTGCTGTCATATGACCCCTCTACACAAAGGGTCCCTAGagggctgagggggaggggggggggccaGGAAGTGTACCCACATTCCCCATCTTCCCTTAGAGGACCCTAGGCATGTGTGcgcatatgtatatgtacacacgcAGAGCTGTATCCTCACACAGCTGCCCTGGTTCAGCCCTGcgccccagcccctcagtgtgtcaggctgatgggcttggggcctggttccaggtgctggtgctgggcctggaGGAGTTGGCGAATATCCGCAATGTGGAGCGCCTTAAAAAGGACCTGAGGGTAAGTGATGGAAGGGCAGAGCAGGATGCCCCAACTGCCCTGGACGTGGGGTGGGGCAACAGGGCCATatgcccctgccctgagctggtgtggggctgagccctactccacccttccccccacctacaACCAGGCCTGCTACAAGCTCATTGACAGCTTCCTGATGCCTGGGGAGCGCATTGGGGACCTGACGCACTGTGTGGAGTGTGTGCTTGTGCCCTGTAGCACCATCCTGCAGGTGAGAGCTCCACGGTGGCCCACGCCCTACTTTTATCCCCTGGAGGGACCTTGGTGCCCTGGCCCACAGGCACGGGAGTAGGGACAAACAGGAATGAGCAgaaggctgggatgctggagcaaGTGAGGATCCAGGGGAGGGGCAACTACTACTGGGACCAGGACAAGGAAGGAGCTGCCCTGCCTTGACCCCTCCTCCTCCTAACCCCCCTCTTCCAGGAATGCCTGACTGCTTTCACACGGGCAGCAGAGAGCCGCTTTGGCTGCCTGCTGGTGGGCGGCCGTGTGGCAGTGGCCACTGAACCCTGGTGGCAGCTGGCCCCCCAGGAGGTGAATCTGCTGGCCTGGCTCGTGGGCTCACTACTTCCCAGCACTACCCGGGACTACCCTGTCTacctgccccagggcagccccatggTGAGAGCCCATGGGGAGGGGCTCAAGGCTGCAAGGGGTGGAAAGTAGGGAGTAGACATAACCATGCctatgcctccccctccccccctaggTCCCCCACCGTCTCCTtaccttccagctgctgcccggCTTGGACATCTGCCTCCTGTGTGGGCCCAGCCCCTCGCTGGaggctgtgaagactgaggtgggtGCCAGGGGGGACAGCATGGTACCCCCCCACAAAGCCTGCACAGAAGCCCCAGCTAAGgcgctgagggggggggggagaaagaacACTGGCACCATTAGCCTGCCTATCTCTGCGTTTCAGCTAGTGCCACGGTTCTGGAAGCCCCTGCTGGAGCCTCTGCGGGCATGTGCATGTCCCCCCAGTGTCCCACTGCACCCTGGAGTCCTGGCGTAAGTCAGGGGAGGGCGAATGGGACATTGGGCAGGGGCATCAGCACCCCTGGctagctgccccccaccccatctcactACATCTCCTCCCTCAGTTTCCTGCTGATCAACCGCGAGCAGAAGCGGAGTCTGAGTGCAGTGCTGCCCAGAGGGGTTCAGGCAGAGGGTAGGTcctgcccccacaaaccctgACTTCCTGATGCCCCCAAAATGtgctgcagcagtgccagggcAGTGCCTACCACTCTGCCCtcacccacctcctcctccctgccttttcctcacaggccctgcactgcccctggggAGTTGTGCTTCTGTCTTGAGGGCCTTCTATGCCCTGGTAGTCTCACATTACTTTCCCTGTGAGGGGAGCCCAGGTGAGTGCAGGAGCTGGCCCCCAAGCCTCTCCAACCAGGGACCCTAGCACCGATTCTAGTTCTGCTGGGCACTACTGGGCAGGTACCTCCTAagcaccccccttccctctgttCCTGCAGTGCCCCCACTGGAGCTGCCCCTAGGTGGGGGTTCACATAGTGCCCAGCACTGCTATGTGGTCAGTGCTGGGTACAAGGCCTACGCTGCCCAGGCGCCCCCGCATCAGCTTTTCCTGCTACTGGCGCCCGAGGTTCCCACCTTTGCCCTGCGCCCGCTGGCTACCCATATTCTGCAGTACCTGGTGGGGGATGCTGCCTTTTGATACCACctgcctggacacctgggtcccatgGCTTGGCCAAGGGACTGATGCCACCCGCCCAAATGCCTAGGTCCTACAGCTTGGCAATAAGAGACAGACTCCACGTGACCAGATCCCTACATGTCAAGAGAGCACTGATGCTGACTACTGGGGTCCTGAGTCTCCTCTAAGGCAGGGGGAATGAACACTGGCTGCTTAGTTGCCTCAATCCCCACAGCCTGGCAAGAGAGGGGATTGAGGCTGGCAGCTTAGACACCTGGGTTTTTCAGGGCCCTGGACCAGGGCTGAGACACACCTGCCTGTAATTAAACCTCAGGGAATACCCC
Encoded here:
- the FUZ gene encoding protein fuzzy homolog isoform X2, whose amino-acid sequence is MAEPGGSPVSLLCLAATSGVPLFYRGAPTRHQLPFSVIGSLNGVHMFGSNLDVALTAARTEGTRVLWRAFHNSITLIVMSSEEGASDFTLSRLLDNVFSAMVLVLGLEELANIRNVERLKKDLRACYKLIDSFLMPGERIGDLTHCVECVLVPCSTILQECLTAFTRAAESRFGCLLVGGRVAVATEPWWQLAPQEVNLLAWLVGSLLPSTTRDYPVYLPQGSPMVPHRLLTFQLLPGLDICLLCGPSPSLEAVKTELVPRFWKPLLEPLRACACPPSVPLHPGVLAFLLINREQKRSLSAVLPRGVQAEGPALPLGSCASVLRAFYALVVSHYFPCEGSPVPPLELPLGGGSHSAQHCYVVSAGYKAYAAQAPPHQLFLLLAPEVPTFALRPLATHILQYLVGDAAF
- the FUZ gene encoding protein fuzzy homolog isoform X4, coding for MPASGCIGSRAVQHSLPPPRLGPASPGPSPVRGLGRSQAPWLQRAPPLLERTQLPFSVIGSLNGVHMFGSNLDVALTAARTEGTRVLWRAFHNSITLIVMSSEEGASDFTLSRLLDNVFSAMVLVLGLEELANIRNVERLKKDLRACYKLIDSFLMPGERIGDLTHCVECVLVPCSTILQECLTAFTRAAESRFGCLLVGGRVAVATEPWWQLAPQEVNLLAWLVGSLLPSTTRDYPVYLPQGSPMVPHRLLTFQLLPGLDICLLCGPSPSLEAVKTELVPRFWKPLLEPLRACACPPSVPLHPGVLAFLLINREQKRSLSAVLPRGVQAEGPALPLGSCASVLRAFYALVVSHYFPCEGSPGPTAWQ
- the FUZ gene encoding protein fuzzy homolog isoform X3, whose translation is MPASGCIGSRAVQHSLPPPRLGPASPGPSPVRGLGRSQAPWLQRAPPLLERTQLPFSVIGSLNGVHMFGSNLDVALTAARTEGTRVLWRAFHNSITLIVMSSEEGASDFTLSRLLDNVFSAMVLVLGLEELANIRNVERLKKDLRECLTAFTRAAESRFGCLLVGGRVAVATEPWWQLAPQEVNLLAWLVGSLLPSTTRDYPVYLPQGSPMVPHRLLTFQLLPGLDICLLCGPSPSLEAVKTELVPRFWKPLLEPLRACACPPSVPLHPGVLAFLLINREQKRSLSAVLPRGVQAEGPALPLGSCASVLRAFYALVVSHYFPCEGSPVPPLELPLGGGSHSAQHCYVVSAGYKAYAAQAPPHQLFLLLAPEVPTFALRPLATHILQYLVGDAAF
- the FUZ gene encoding protein fuzzy homolog isoform X1; translation: MPASGCIGSRAVQHSLPPPRLGPASPGPSPVRGLGRSQAPWLQRAPPLLERTQLPFSVIGSLNGVHMFGSNLDVALTAARTEGTRVLWRAFHNSITLIVMSSEEGASDFTLSRLLDNVFSAMVLVLGLEELANIRNVERLKKDLRACYKLIDSFLMPGERIGDLTHCVECVLVPCSTILQECLTAFTRAAESRFGCLLVGGRVAVATEPWWQLAPQEVNLLAWLVGSLLPSTTRDYPVYLPQGSPMVPHRLLTFQLLPGLDICLLCGPSPSLEAVKTELVPRFWKPLLEPLRACACPPSVPLHPGVLAFLLINREQKRSLSAVLPRGVQAEGPALPLGSCASVLRAFYALVVSHYFPCEGSPVPPLELPLGGGSHSAQHCYVVSAGYKAYAAQAPPHQLFLLLAPEVPTFALRPLATHILQYLVGDAAF
- the FUZ gene encoding protein fuzzy homolog isoform X5 is translated as MCSVPCCPGSALRPSPSVCQADGLGAWFQVLVLGLEELANIRNVERLKKDLRACYKLIDSFLMPGERIGDLTHCVECVLVPCSTILQECLTAFTRAAESRFGCLLVGGRVAVATEPWWQLAPQEVNLLAWLVGSLLPSTTRDYPVYLPQGSPMVPHRLLTFQLLPGLDICLLCGPSPSLEAVKTELVPRFWKPLLEPLRACACPPSVPLHPGVLAFLLINREQKRSLSAVLPRGVQAEGPALPLGSCASVLRAFYALVVSHYFPCEGSPVPPLELPLGGGSHSAQHCYVVSAGYKAYAAQAPPHQLFLLLAPEVPTFALRPLATHILQYLVGDAAF